Proteins encoded within one genomic window of Thiothrix litoralis:
- the mreC gene encoding rod shape-determining protein MreC: MNDVNYHATPGFSFRFMVLILGALVLMAVDNRNAAALAPVRTIATMMVYPLLYSVDFPQRAYQRSSGFFSAQSQLSEENLVLKQEVQVYSAQQQDLNVVQAENQRLRAMLNAAPRDGYTFSMAEVLQVAQDPVRGLVTLNKGSRDGVKESQVVLDGNNIYGQVVTVTPFDSTVMQLIDREHSIPVQNQRTGERGLADGYGRGMPMEIKNLAALSTVKEGDVFISSGLGGLFPAGFQVAKVFRVEFKQGNMTILAMPLVDYEAVREVLLVWKKAGGEVDAR, translated from the coding sequence ATTAACGACGTAAACTATCATGCCACGCCGGGGTTTTCCTTCCGGTTTATGGTGCTTATTCTTGGTGCATTGGTGCTGATGGCGGTGGATAACCGCAATGCAGCAGCGCTTGCACCTGTGCGCACGATTGCCACCATGATGGTCTATCCGTTGCTGTATAGCGTCGATTTTCCGCAACGTGCTTACCAACGTTCCAGTGGCTTCTTTTCAGCACAAAGCCAGTTGTCAGAGGAAAACCTTGTCCTCAAGCAGGAAGTGCAAGTCTATTCGGCACAACAACAAGACCTGAATGTGGTACAGGCGGAAAATCAGCGCTTGCGTGCCATGTTGAATGCTGCCCCTCGTGATGGCTACACCTTCTCGATGGCGGAAGTCCTGCAAGTGGCACAAGACCCGGTGCGGGGGCTGGTGACCTTGAACAAAGGTTCCCGCGATGGCGTCAAGGAAAGCCAGGTGGTGCTGGATGGCAATAATATCTACGGTCAGGTGGTCACCGTTACCCCCTTCGATTCTACCGTCATGCAATTGATTGACCGTGAGCATTCCATTCCGGTACAAAACCAGCGTACTGGGGAGCGGGGGCTGGCAGATGGTTATGGTCGTGGAATGCCGATGGAAATCAAGAATCTGGCTGCCCTCAGTACGGTAAAAGAAGGCGATGTTTTCATCTCTTCCGGTCTGGGGGGCTTGTTTCCGGCAGGCTTTCAGGTAGCCAAGGTGTTTCGGGTAGAATTCAAACAAGGGAATATGACTATTTTGGCCATGCCATTGGTTGATTATGAAGCGGTACGTGAAGTGTTGCTGGTCTGGAAAAAAGCTGGTGGTGAAGTAGATGCCCGTTAA
- the idi gene encoding isopentenyl-diphosphate Delta-isomerase yields the protein MEHVVLVDQQNAVLGTLPKAEVHTLETPLHRGFSVFIFNALGELLLQQRSFGKVTWPGFWSNSCCGHPALGETVAEAIQRRVRVELGMQVYDLFEALPYFQYRCEYGGVVENEICPVWLARTLDEPVPNPLEVAATRWIPWKDFKQVLDADAAGRYSPWCKLETSLLEEKVADFLSHVGG from the coding sequence ATGGAACACGTTGTTCTGGTCGATCAGCAGAATGCAGTGCTTGGCACGCTGCCTAAAGCTGAGGTTCACACACTGGAAACCCCGTTACACAGGGGTTTCTCAGTTTTTATTTTCAATGCGTTGGGTGAATTGCTGCTGCAACAGCGCAGTTTTGGCAAGGTGACATGGCCGGGGTTCTGGTCTAATTCTTGTTGCGGGCATCCGGCCTTGGGCGAAACGGTGGCTGAGGCCATCCAGCGCCGCGTCCGTGTTGAGCTGGGGATGCAGGTCTATGATTTGTTTGAGGCTTTGCCGTATTTTCAATATCGCTGCGAATACGGTGGTGTCGTCGAAAACGAAATCTGCCCGGTGTGGCTTGCGCGTACTCTGGATGAGCCCGTCCCCAATCCGCTAGAAGTTGCCGCTACCCGCTGGATTCCCTGGAAAGATTTCAAACAAGTGTTGGACGCTGATGCCGCTGGGCGTTACTCGCCGTGGTGCAAGCTGGAAACGTCGTTGCTTGAGGAAAAAGTCGCTGATTTTCTCTCACACGTTGGCGGTTAG
- the mreD gene encoding rod shape-determining protein MreD codes for MPVKDPRFPGAVLLTLILAMVLAIIPLGESFAFWRPEWIALTLVHWALVIRDRISLVMVFIIGLVVDTLYGSLLGQHALGYVLVTYLAVRLSLRMTPEAFLQQLALLFVILGLYMLANLWMQRVTGNSSPIGWLYWASLLSSIVIWPVYHSLLGYFHMQRKAL; via the coding sequence ATGCCCGTTAAAGACCCCCGTTTTCCCGGTGCTGTACTGCTGACCCTGATCTTGGCGATGGTACTGGCGATCATTCCACTCGGCGAGTCCTTTGCTTTTTGGCGTCCTGAATGGATTGCCCTGACCTTGGTGCATTGGGCGCTGGTTATCCGTGACCGCATCAGCTTGGTGATGGTGTTCATCATCGGCTTGGTGGTGGATACCTTGTACGGCTCTTTGCTGGGGCAACACGCACTCGGTTATGTGCTGGTGACGTATCTGGCAGTACGCCTGAGTTTGCGAATGACCCCTGAAGCCTTTCTGCAACAGTTGGCGTTATTGTTCGTCATTTTGGGTTTGTACATGCTGGCAAATTTGTGGATGCAGCGGGTAACAGGTAATAGTAGCCCTATCGGTTGGCTGTATTGGGCCTCCTTGCTCAGCAGTATTGTTATCTGGCCAGTGTATCACTCTCTGCTGGGGTATTTTCATATGCAGCGTAAAGCCCTTTAA
- a CDS encoding rod shape-determining protein produces MFRALSGLFSNDISIDLGTANTLIYMRGKGIVLDEPSVVAIRQDRGPGGPKSIEAVGTEAKKMLGRTPENITAIRPMKDGVIADFTYTEKMLQHFIRKVDAGRILRPSPRVVICVPCGATQVERRAIKDSALGAGARKVYLIEEPMAAAIGAGIPVDEAIGSMVLDIGGGTSEVAIMSLRGIVYSASVRIGGDRLDDAIISYVRRNYGMLIGEATAERIKCEIGSAYPGKELLEIEVKGRNLSEGVPRSFTLTSNEILEALQEPLFGIVSAVKTALEQTPPELAADVADRGIVLTGGGALLRDLDRLLMEETGIPVVIADDPLTCVARGGGKILEIMEEEGVNFLATD; encoded by the coding sequence ATGTTCAGAGCCTTATCAGGTTTGTTTTCCAATGATATTTCCATTGACCTCGGCACTGCCAATACCCTGATTTACATGCGTGGTAAGGGCATCGTGCTGGATGAGCCATCGGTTGTTGCCATCCGTCAAGACCGTGGCCCAGGTGGCCCCAAGTCGATTGAGGCTGTGGGGACTGAAGCTAAAAAGATGCTTGGTCGTACCCCGGAAAATATTACGGCCATTCGCCCGATGAAGGATGGCGTGATTGCCGATTTCACCTATACCGAAAAAATGTTGCAACATTTCATCCGTAAAGTGGATGCGGGTCGTATCTTGCGCCCTAGCCCACGCGTGGTCATTTGTGTGCCATGTGGTGCAACACAAGTAGAACGTCGTGCGATTAAAGATTCTGCCCTCGGTGCGGGCGCACGTAAAGTGTACTTGATCGAAGAGCCAATGGCTGCGGCAATCGGTGCTGGCATTCCGGTCGATGAGGCGATTGGCTCAATGGTGCTGGACATCGGTGGCGGTACCTCTGAAGTGGCCATCATGTCATTACGCGGCATTGTTTACTCGGCGTCTGTGCGTATCGGTGGCGACCGTTTGGATGACGCGATCATCAGTTATGTGCGCCGTAACTACGGGATGCTGATCGGTGAAGCGACGGCTGAACGCATCAAATGCGAAATCGGTTCCGCTTACCCCGGCAAGGAATTGCTGGAAATCGAAGTGAAAGGTCGTAACTTGTCGGAAGGTGTGCCGCGTAGCTTCACCCTGACCAGCAATGAAATCCTCGAAGCCTTGCAAGAACCGCTGTTCGGTATTGTCAGTGCGGTGAAAACGGCATTGGAACAAACCCCACCAGAGCTGGCTGCTGACGTGGCAGATCGAGGGATTGTGTTGACCGGCGGTGGTGCGTTGTTGCGTGACCTTGACCGCCTGTTGATGGAAGAGACCGGTATTCCAGTCGTTATTGCTGATGATCCGCTGACTTGTGTGGCGCGTGGTGGCGGCAAGATTCTGGAAATCATGGAAGAAGAAGGCGTCAACTTCCTCGCTACCGACTGA
- the folE2 gene encoding GTP cyclohydrolase FolE2, translating to MMSTNACQELPCAVMPDVAKQPLAGAKGTLDWVGMSQIELPVFLRSPNGDRVQTLARVQAYVNLTDANSKGIHMSRLYVALDTILGMNDLTPEVLRETITQFVDTHVGLSDAAYLECRFDYFERRNSLLSDNSGWKNYPVKVAATLRNGQIDTEVSVEVPYSSTCPCSAALARQLIQEGFRETFGQDTTAVDANSVYDWLGTANGISATPHSQRSIAQVRVKLAEKVRTLPITSLIDRVEDALKTPVQATVKREDEQEFARLNAANLMFCEDAARRLKTALNDDISVRDFWLRVNHMESLHAHDAVSVVVKGVEGGYRDDPREYVHPT from the coding sequence ATGATGTCTACAAATGCCTGCCAGGAACTGCCGTGTGCCGTGATGCCGGACGTTGCCAAGCAACCGCTCGCAGGTGCCAAAGGTACACTTGACTGGGTAGGAATGAGCCAGATTGAGTTGCCCGTATTTTTACGCAGCCCCAACGGTGACCGGGTACAGACGCTGGCACGGGTTCAGGCTTACGTTAACCTGACTGACGCCAACAGCAAGGGCATTCATATGTCGCGCCTCTACGTCGCGCTGGACACTATTCTGGGTATGAATGACCTAACGCCGGAGGTGTTGCGTGAAACGATTACCCAGTTTGTGGATACCCATGTTGGCCTGAGTGATGCCGCTTATCTGGAATGCCGTTTTGACTACTTCGAGCGCCGCAATTCCCTGTTGAGTGATAACAGCGGTTGGAAAAATTACCCGGTGAAAGTGGCAGCGACGTTGCGCAACGGCCAGATCGACACCGAAGTCAGCGTCGAAGTGCCTTACTCCTCGACCTGCCCTTGTTCGGCTGCACTCGCTCGTCAGTTGATTCAGGAAGGTTTCCGCGAAACTTTTGGTCAGGATACCACTGCGGTGGATGCGAACAGCGTTTACGACTGGTTGGGAACCGCTAACGGCATCAGCGCGACACCGCACAGCCAGCGCAGCATTGCGCAGGTACGGGTCAAGCTGGCAGAAAAAGTTCGCACCTTACCAATCACTAGCCTGATCGATCGCGTGGAAGATGCCCTGAAAACACCCGTACAAGCCACTGTCAAACGTGAAGATGAGCAGGAGTTCGCGCGTTTGAATGCTGCCAACTTGATGTTCTGCGAAGATGCTGCTCGCCGTTTAAAGACCGCCCTGAATGATGATATTTCCGTGCGTGACTTCTGGTTGCGGGTGAATCACATGGAAAGTTTGCACGCTCACGATGCGGTATCCGTGGTGGTGAAAGGCGTGGAAGGCGGCTACCGCGACGACCCCCGCGAATACGTGCACCCGACCTGA
- a CDS encoding TonB-dependent receptor codes for MKQNTYTLPLLCISAGLCVNGYGEAADKREETRKDTLTVNVRPTHKQPPNTTTLKTDDASKIGSDRLEDVADYLPGVQIGRNQAGIGSSVYLRGYSLDGAMTLDGLLDVQGFYLRDPATLDSIEVSKGRDSVLFGAGSPGGSVNYLTKKPSFKQQRSISLSAGSPQQFHTLLDINQPLSNPDWAGRLVMAGQQAETGRANVGDDRFTLMPSLLWQTEQQSLLLEMEYGWQNREYDFDTVFYQGAPVYNVSYVDPRSFADRRVTRFGTTYTRDLGKGWEASLQASQVDAKRDERWIGFAYLPDTGSRLPGYYRDAQYEQSQQGLRAELSRQYALGTTRHHTRFGISQQSVEIDLQRQYRTGLFQLDIFQPSFDFALPDASKLTKREATTLREERAWYWRHQADIGDKLGLTAGIRRSHYDADYTSPTLSFKEVTSADTSVSLGATWQLNPQWQAFASRNESFAPNLGMDKNDHFFDPLQGVQHEIGVRSKRGSLSTYQIEQENVTTRDPTEPGAQILTGKTRSQGIEANLKLPLTPKLDLQAGYQYNDSRITENNDGNTGNRLHNAPRHSGSLMLDYAPDARTHLTLGAVHVGKRAGNDANSFDAPAYTRLDAGAEWKLDKRTTLKASVRNLLDEDYVAASEGADFIVQGRKRAVTLGVEFGF; via the coding sequence CCCTACCCACAAGCAGCCACCCAACACCACCACGCTAAAAACCGACGATGCCAGCAAAATCGGCAGCGACCGCCTGGAAGATGTCGCCGACTACCTGCCCGGCGTGCAAATCGGGCGCAATCAGGCGGGTATTGGTAGCAGCGTTTACCTGCGCGGCTATTCGCTGGATGGCGCTATGACACTGGATGGCTTGCTGGATGTGCAAGGCTTTTACCTGCGTGACCCCGCCACGCTTGACAGCATTGAAGTTAGTAAGGGGCGCGATTCGGTGCTGTTTGGCGCAGGTTCACCCGGCGGATCGGTGAATTACCTCACCAAAAAACCCAGCTTTAAACAACAGCGTAGCATTAGCCTCAGCGCGGGCTCCCCCCAGCAATTCCATACCCTGCTCGACATCAATCAGCCCTTATCGAATCCAGACTGGGCGGGGCGTTTGGTGATGGCGGGGCAACAAGCCGAGACCGGGCGTGCCAATGTGGGGGATGACCGTTTTACCCTAATGCCTTCGCTGCTGTGGCAAACCGAGCAACAATCCCTGCTACTGGAGATGGAATACGGCTGGCAAAATCGCGAATACGATTTCGACACGGTATTTTACCAAGGCGCACCCGTGTACAACGTGTCGTATGTTGACCCGCGCTCGTTTGCCGATCGCCGGGTCACGCGCTTCGGCACGACCTATACCCGCGACTTGGGCAAGGGCTGGGAAGCCTCGCTGCAAGCCAGCCAAGTGGATGCCAAACGCGATGAACGTTGGATCGGTTTCGCCTACCTGCCTGACACGGGTAGCCGCTTGCCGGGGTATTACCGTGATGCGCAATATGAGCAGTCCCAGCAAGGCTTACGTGCGGAATTATCGCGCCAGTACGCCCTTGGCACGACCCGCCACCACACCCGTTTCGGCATCAGCCAGCAGTCGGTGGAAATCGACCTGCAACGCCAATACCGCACCGGGCTGTTCCAACTGGATATTTTCCAGCCAAGTTTTGACTTTGCTCTACCAGATGCCAGCAAGCTGACCAAGCGTGAAGCGACTACCCTGCGTGAGGAACGCGCTTGGTATTGGCGACACCAAGCCGATATTGGCGACAAACTCGGGCTTACCGCAGGCATACGCCGCAGCCACTACGACGCTGATTACACCTCGCCAACTCTGTCGTTCAAGGAAGTGACCAGTGCCGATACCTCGGTATCCCTTGGCGCAACGTGGCAGCTAAACCCGCAATGGCAGGCGTTTGCCAGCCGCAACGAATCCTTCGCCCCCAATCTCGGCATGGATAAAAACGACCACTTTTTCGACCCGCTCCAAGGGGTACAACATGAAATCGGCGTGCGCAGCAAACGCGGCAGCCTGAGCACTTACCAAATTGAACAGGAAAACGTGACCACCCGCGACCCGACCGAACCGGGCGCACAAATCCTGACCGGCAAAACCCGTTCCCAAGGCATTGAGGCCAACCTCAAATTGCCGCTTACCCCGAAGCTGGATTTGCAAGCAGGCTATCAATACAACGACAGCCGCATTACCGAGAATAACGACGGCAATACTGGCAACCGCTTGCACAATGCCCCGCGCCACAGCGGTTCACTGATGCTGGATTATGCGCCGGATGCCCGTACTCACCTGACATTGGGCGCTGTGCATGTGGGCAAACGCGCCGGGAATGATGCCAACAGCTTTGATGCCCCCGCTTATACGCGCCTCGATGCCGGGGCAGAATGGAAGCTGGACAAGCGCACCACCCTCAAAGCCAGCGTGCGCAATTTGCTGGATGAAGATTACGTGGCTGCGTCGGAAGGTGCTGATTTTATCGTGCAGGGGCGCAAGCGGGCGGTGACATTGGGGGTTGAGTTTGGGTTTTGA
- a CDS encoding ATP-binding protein — MNQFVKPPKSLLSKVGKAIGEYKLIREGDRILLGLSGGKDSLALLHLLNHFQRHAPIRFEFAAVTIDPQADTFDPSPMIPYMESLGIPYHYVREPIVKLAETHMDNDSYCAFCSRMKRGLMYRTARENGYNVLALAQHLDDLAESFLMSAFHGGKLKTMKAHYRIDAGDLRVIRPLVMARERQTADFAKAAELPVIVENCPMCFDMPTQRQHMKELLASEEQKNPTMFKSLLTAMQPLIRDGIEKT, encoded by the coding sequence ATGAATCAATTCGTCAAGCCTCCTAAATCCCTGCTGAGTAAAGTCGGCAAAGCCATCGGTGAATACAAGCTGATCCGCGAAGGCGACCGCATCCTGCTCGGCCTTTCCGGTGGCAAGGATTCGCTCGCGCTGCTGCACCTGCTTAACCATTTCCAGCGCCATGCGCCGATCCGTTTCGAGTTTGCGGCGGTCACCATCGACCCGCAAGCCGATACTTTCGACCCATCGCCCATGATTCCTTACATGGAAAGTCTTGGCATTCCCTATCACTACGTGCGCGAACCGATAGTGAAACTGGCGGAAACGCACATGGACAACGATTCCTACTGCGCCTTCTGCTCGCGCATGAAACGTGGCTTGATGTACCGCACCGCCCGCGAAAACGGTTACAATGTGCTGGCATTGGCGCAACATTTGGATGATTTGGCAGAAAGTTTTCTGATGTCGGCCTTCCACGGTGGCAAATTGAAAACCATGAAGGCACACTACCGGATAGACGCCGGGGACTTGCGCGTCATCCGCCCGCTAGTGATGGCGCGTGAACGCCAAACCGCTGATTTTGCTAAAGCTGCCGAATTGCCGGTGATTGTGGAAAATTGCCCGATGTGTTTCGACATGCCCACCCAACGGCAGCACATGAAGGAATTACTCGCCAGCGAGGAGCAAAAAAACCCGACAATGTTCAAAAGTTTATTAACAGCGATGCAGCCATTGATTCGTGATGGCATCGAAAAAACCTAA
- the murU gene encoding N-acetylmuramate alpha-1-phosphate uridylyltransferase MurU, translated as MKAMILAAGHGTRMRPLTDHTPKPLLQAGGKPLIVWHIEKLARAGFRDIIINLAWLGWKIPAALGDGSRWNVTLHYSDEQSEGALETAGGILKALPLLGNAPFLVVNGDVWCDYPCLPYALPEHDLAHLVLVNNPAHNPQGDFALSNGRVANTGEPRYTFSGIGYYHPALFAGLSAGKHPLAPLLRAAMDAGQVSGESFAGDWRDIGTPERLAELDRDLTANV; from the coding sequence ATGAAAGCCATGATTCTTGCCGCCGGACACGGCACACGGATGCGCCCTCTGACGGATCACACCCCCAAGCCACTGCTACAAGCAGGCGGTAAACCCCTGATTGTTTGGCATATCGAAAAACTGGCTCGCGCCGGATTCCGCGACATCATCATCAATCTCGCTTGGCTAGGTTGGAAAATCCCCGCAGCACTCGGTGATGGTTCACGCTGGAACGTTACCCTGCACTATTCCGACGAACAAAGCGAAGGTGCACTGGAAACCGCAGGCGGCATCCTCAAAGCATTGCCTTTATTGGGCAACGCACCGTTTTTGGTGGTCAATGGGGATGTGTGGTGTGATTACCCTTGCCTGCCTTATGCCTTGCCTGAACATGATCTCGCCCATCTGGTACTGGTTAACAACCCGGCACATAACCCACAAGGTGATTTCGCCCTCAGCAACGGGCGTGTCGCCAACACAGGCGAACCCCGTTACACCTTCAGCGGTATTGGTTATTACCACCCGGCATTGTTTGCTGGGTTATCAGCGGGCAAGCACCCGCTCGCGCCACTGCTGCGGGCAGCGATGGACGCAGGGCAAGTCAGTGGGGAATCGTTTGCAGGCGACTGGCGCGACATCGGCACGCCAGAACGGCTGGCAGAACTGGATCGGGATCTAACCGCCAACGTGTGA
- a CDS encoding aminoglycoside phosphotransferase family protein, with protein sequence MTQDTRLEQLTQWVNSLPGWEYSVLEPASADASFRRYFRVRGTEGTAICMDAPPDKEDIHPFVEVTRLLAATEVHVPQLLAQNLLDGFLLLEDLGNTSYLSQLSEATAKNLYADALQALLHLQQADCDNLPAYNEKTLRREMELMPEWFLKTHLGFRDAEIPHELIKQTFEHLIESAIGQPVAFVHRDYHSRNLMVTTENNPGIIDYQDALLGPATYDLVSLLRDCYIVWPQAQVEWWVNSYRKEAIALGILPPVDQQTYRQWFDLMGLQRHLKVLGIFARLNHRDGKPGYLDDLPRVLSYVLEIGSRYPETSELIEWMRSAGIPERIGTVDIPD encoded by the coding sequence ATGACACAGGATACACGTCTTGAGCAATTAACCCAGTGGGTCAATAGTCTTCCGGGATGGGAATACAGCGTACTGGAACCAGCCTCGGCTGATGCCAGTTTCCGGCGCTATTTCCGCGTGCGTGGCACGGAAGGTACCGCCATCTGCATGGATGCACCACCCGACAAGGAAGACATCCACCCCTTTGTGGAAGTTACCCGCCTGTTAGCCGCCACCGAGGTACACGTACCGCAATTATTAGCGCAAAACCTGCTGGACGGCTTCCTGCTACTGGAAGACCTCGGCAATACCAGCTACCTCAGCCAGCTTAGCGAAGCAACTGCCAAAAACCTGTACGCCGACGCTTTGCAAGCCCTGCTACATTTGCAACAAGCAGACTGTGACAACCTGCCTGCTTATAACGAAAAAACCCTGCGGCGTGAAATGGAACTCATGCCCGAATGGTTCTTGAAAACCCATCTGGGGTTCCGTGACGCGGAAATCCCCCACGAACTGATCAAGCAAACCTTTGAACACCTGATTGAATCCGCCATCGGTCAACCTGTCGCCTTTGTCCACCGTGACTACCACAGCCGCAACCTGATGGTAACGACTGAAAATAACCCTGGCATTATCGACTATCAGGATGCCCTGCTCGGTCCTGCGACTTACGATCTGGTTTCCCTGCTGCGCGACTGCTATATCGTTTGGCCGCAAGCGCAGGTTGAATGGTGGGTCAATTCATACCGCAAAGAAGCCATCGCCCTCGGTATTTTGCCGCCTGTTGATCAGCAAACTTACCGTCAATGGTTTGACCTGATGGGTTTACAGCGCCATCTAAAGGTACTCGGTATCTTTGCCCGCCTCAATCACCGCGACGGCAAGCCCGGCTATCTGGATGACCTGCCACGGGTCTTGAGCTACGTACTGGAAATCGGCTCACGTTACCCCGAAACCAGTGAGCTGATTGAATGGATGCGTAGCGCGGGAATTCCTGAGCGCATTGGTACTGTCGACATTCCTGACTAA
- the acs gene encoding acetate--CoA ligase, whose protein sequence is MSDVKTYPVPAEFAAQANINAEQYASMYAQSINDPDTFWGEQAEQYLTWFQKWDKVQDWSFDQDDLHINWFTGGTLNVSYNCLDRHLDTRGDQVAIIWEGDNPNEDRKITYRELHAEVSKLANVLKARGVKRGDRVSLYLPMIPEAAVAMLACTRIGAIHSIVFGGFSPDALRDRIQDSECGVVITSDQSMRGGKKVPLKGNADKAMDQCPSVHTCIVVQRGGDPVKWNDSRDIWYHDAIAAADAECPAEPMEADDPLFILYTSGSTGKPKGVLHTTGGYLLQAAMTHKTVFDYKDGEVYWCTADVGWVTGHSYIVYGPLANGATSLMFEGIPTYPDAGRFWDVCDKHNVATFYTAPTAIRMLMGAGDQFVERAKLSSLRLLGSVGEPINPEAWEWYHRVVGKNRCPIVDTWWQTETGAHMLTPLPGATPLKPGSATNPFFGVEPCLLDDQGNEIEGNPAVGNLAIKRPWPSMMRSLYGDHKRFYEAYFAMFKGYYFTGDGARRDEDGYYWITGRVDDVLNISGHRLGTAEIESALVLHPKVAEAAVVGYPHELTGQGIYAYVTLMAGEEGTDDLKNELNTLVRKEIGPIAKINIIQWSPGLPKTRSGKIMRRILRKIAANEIDGLGDTSTLADPSVVDNLIDFRENK, encoded by the coding sequence ATGTCCGATGTCAAAACCTACCCTGTCCCCGCCGAGTTTGCTGCGCAAGCCAATATTAATGCCGAGCAATATGCCAGCATGTATGCGCAATCCATCAACGACCCGGATACTTTTTGGGGCGAACAGGCCGAGCAATACCTGACATGGTTCCAGAAATGGGACAAGGTACAAGACTGGAGCTTCGATCAGGATGACCTACACATCAACTGGTTTACCGGCGGCACACTGAATGTCTCCTACAACTGCCTTGACCGTCACCTTGACACCCGTGGTGACCAGGTTGCCATCATCTGGGAAGGCGACAACCCTAACGAAGACCGCAAAATTACTTACCGCGAGTTGCACGCTGAAGTCAGCAAACTCGCCAATGTGCTGAAAGCGCGTGGCGTCAAGCGTGGCGACCGTGTTTCCCTGTATCTGCCGATGATCCCTGAAGCGGCGGTTGCCATGCTGGCTTGTACCCGTATCGGTGCGATCCACTCCATCGTGTTTGGTGGCTTCTCCCCGGATGCCCTGCGTGACCGGATTCAAGATTCTGAATGCGGCGTGGTCATTACCTCCGACCAATCCATGCGCGGCGGCAAAAAAGTCCCCTTGAAAGGCAATGCTGACAAAGCGATGGATCAATGCCCATCCGTCCACACCTGTATCGTGGTGCAACGGGGTGGCGATCCGGTCAAGTGGAATGACAGCCGTGACATCTGGTATCACGACGCCATCGCAGCAGCCGATGCTGAGTGCCCGGCAGAACCGATGGAAGCGGATGACCCACTCTTCATCCTCTACACCTCCGGCTCCACGGGCAAACCCAAAGGCGTATTGCACACCACGGGTGGCTACCTGCTGCAAGCAGCGATGACCCACAAAACCGTGTTCGACTACAAAGATGGCGAAGTTTACTGGTGTACCGCTGACGTGGGCTGGGTAACAGGCCACTCCTACATCGTTTACGGCCCACTGGCGAATGGCGCGACCTCCTTGATGTTTGAAGGCATCCCGACTTACCCGGATGCAGGCCGTTTCTGGGATGTTTGTGACAAGCATAACGTAGCCACTTTCTACACAGCTCCAACCGCTATCCGTATGCTGATGGGTGCTGGCGACCAATTCGTCGAAAGAGCCAAACTGAGCAGCCTGCGTCTGTTGGGTTCAGTAGGTGAACCGATCAACCCAGAAGCGTGGGAATGGTATCACCGTGTTGTCGGCAAAAACCGTTGCCCAATCGTTGACACGTGGTGGCAGACTGAAACCGGCGCACACATGCTGACGCCGTTACCGGGTGCAACCCCGCTGAAACCGGGTTCTGCCACCAACCCATTCTTCGGCGTAGAACCTTGCTTGCTGGATGATCAAGGCAATGAAATCGAAGGCAACCCAGCCGTGGGTAACCTTGCGATCAAACGCCCATGGCCTTCCATGATGCGCAGCCTGTACGGTGACCATAAGCGTTTCTACGAAGCCTATTTCGCCATGTTCAAGGGTTACTACTTCACTGGCGACGGCGCACGTCGTGACGAAGACGGTTACTACTGGATCACCGGGCGCGTCGATGACGTACTCAACATCTCTGGCCACCGTTTAGGCACTGCCGAAATCGAATCCGCGCTGGTACTGCACCCGAAAGTCGCTGAAGCGGCTGTCGTTGGCTACCCGCACGAGCTCACCGGCCAAGGCATTTACGCTTATGTCACCCTGATGGCAGGCGAAGAAGGCACCGACGACCTGAAAAACGAGCTGAACACGCTGGTACGTAAGGAAATCGGCCCGATTGCCAAGATCAACATTATCCAGTGGTCACCTGGCCTGCCGAAAACCCGTTCCGGTAAAATCATGCGCCGTATCCTGCGTAAGATTGCCGCCAACGAAATCGACGGTCTGGGCGATACCTCTACGCTGGCTGATCCAAGCGTTGTCGACAACCTGATCGACTTCCGCGAAAACAAGTAA